The window CATTCAGCGGCGTGCCTGCTCGTAAAGCGGCATCACCCGCTGGGCGTAATCGGCAAGATCCTTGCGCCGCGTGTCGTGCCCGGGGTGGGTGGACAGCCACTGCGGAGGTCCGCCGTTGGAGTGCGAGCTCATCTTGTCCCACAGGCTGATGGCGGCACGCGGATCGTAGCCCGCGCGTGCGGCGAGTTCGACGCCGATGCGATCGGCCTCCGTTTCGTGCAGACGGGAATTGGGCAGTTCGAAAGTCACCTTGCCGACCATGCTCATGAGATCCGTACCGAGTTCCCCGACTCCCAGGAGCGCACCTGCGACGGAAGCGCCCATGCTGGTCACCATCGCCTTGGAAATCTGCTCGCGCGAATGCTCGCGCAGCGCATGCGCGATCTCGTGCCCCATCACCGCTGCCAGTTCGTCATCGGTGAGCTTCAGCTGATCGATCAGACCCGAATAGACCGCCATCTTCCCCCCCGCCATGCACCACGCGTTGAGCTCGTCCGACTGGATCACGTTGACTTCCCAGTGCCACTGCGCCGCATCACGCCGGAACACGGCGGACTGGGGGATCAGGCGATTCGAAACGGCGCGTACGCGCGCAAGCTGCGCGGGATCGCGGTTGAGCACCCCCTTCTGGCGCGCCTCGGCGATCACCTGCTGGTACTGCTTGCCGGATGCCTGCTCGACCTCTGCGGCCGACACCATCATCATCTGGCTGCGATCCACGCCCACGGCTCCGGCGCCGGTTGTCTGCACGGTCTGGCAGGCCGACACGAGCCACGCTGCGGCCGCGGCCGACATCACCCTCACGAACCGAGTTTTCATCGCACCTCCCCTTCCATCATCGACTCCATATCACTGCGCCACCCCAGCACGAGCCACGCAAGCCCCGCGAGCGCGAACAGGGAACCGAGAGTATAGGTCCATGCCGGCCCCACTAAATCCCACGTGAATCCGCTCACGAGCCCGCCCAGCATCCCGCCCGCGCCGAAGGAAATACTCCCGTAAAGCGCCTGCCCGCGCGACTGCAGCTTTCCCCGGAACCACTGGTTGACCGCCGCGATCGCAGCCGCGTGATGGGCACCGAAGGTCGCACCGTGGAGAAGCTGGGCGAACGCCAGCACGAGGAGCGAACCCACCCCCCAGCCGATCGCCGCGAAGCGCACCACCGCGCACGCAAATGCAAAGATCAGGATCGCCCGCATCGAGTGGCGCCGCAGCAGCCGCGGCATGAACATGAAAACGACGATCTCCGCGACGACTCCGAGCGACCACATCGCGCCGACGACCGATTTGCCGTAGCCATGATCGACCAGGAAGATCGAGTAGAAGACATACAGCGCACCATGCGCGGCCGACATGAGGAAGCAGGCAATCAGCAAGGCCTGCACCTCGGGGCGGCGCAGTGTCTCCCGCAGGCTCGCGCTTTCACGATGCGCCGGCGGCCGCTCGGCCTCGGGCAAGGCTATGGAGCACAGAGCAATCGCGCCGAGGATCACGGCGGTCATCCAGAGCACGGCGTCCAGCGGAAGGAAGTCGAGCACGTAGCCGACACCCAGCACGGCGGCGATGAAACCGACCGAGCCCCACACGCGGATGCTGCCGTAGCGCCCGGGATGCACGCCCAGATGGGCAAAGGTCAGGCCCTCGACGAGCGGCAGCGCCGCACTCCAGAAGAACGCCATGAGGGCCATCGCAAGGAAGAGCCCTTCAAAGCGCGTCGTGAAGAAGAAGCCGCCGAACCCGACCAGGCTCGCCCAGGCGGACAGGCGGATGATGACGAGCCGGCGACCGAAATGTTCGGCGAGCCACCCCCACATGTTCGGGGCGATCACGCGCATGACCTGCATGAGGGACATCAGGATCGCAATGTCGGTGGCCGACAGCGCAATCGAATGCAGGTACAGCGTGAAATACGGCGAAAAAGCGCCGACGAACGCGAAGTATGAAAAGTAGTAGGCCGAGAGCCGCCAGTATGGAAGCACGGCGGAGCCTAGGCCCGATTCGGACGAACGCCTCTGTCCGACCTGCGACGGACCCGACAGGAGGCGTGCAAGACGTCCCCGCTCAAGCGCGCGGAGCGGGAACCCGCTGCACGCCCTGCGGGGCCAGACGCGCGATCTTCGGCGTTTCAGTCGTCACGTCGCCGCATTGCGCCCGATGGCGCAACGCATGATCCATCAGCACGATCGCGAGCATCGCCTCCGCGATCGGCGTTGCACGAATGCCGACACAGGGGTCGTGACGCCCCTGCGTGTTGATGACCACCGGATTCCCCTGCTTGTCGATCGAGCGGCGATCGAGGCGGATGCTGGAGGTCGGCTTGACCGCCATGCTCACGACGATGTCCTGGCCGCTGGAGATGCCGCCGAGCACGCCGCCCGCGTTGTTCGTCAGGTAGCCTTCGGGCGTCATCTCGTCGGAGTGCTCGGTCCCGTGCTGCGTCACGCACTCGAACCCGGCGCCGATCTCGACCCCCTTCACGGCATTGATGCCCATCATCGCGTACGCGATGTCGGCATCGAGCCGGTCATACACGGGCTCGCCCCAGCCGATCGGAACGCCCGTCGCGACCACGTCGATGCGCGCGCCGATCGAGTCGCCCGATTTGCGCAACTCGTCCATGTAGGCTTCCAGTTGCGGGACGATGGCGGCATTCGGCGCGAAGAACGGGTTGTGCGGAACCTCGTCCCAGCTCACGAACGGGATCGGAATCGGTCCGAGCTGCGACATGAAGCCGCGGACCACGACGCCGTAGCGTTCCTTCAGCCACTTCCTGGCAATGGCGCCGGCAGCCACCCGCACCGCC is drawn from Azoarcus sp. DN11 and contains these coding sequences:
- the aroC gene encoding chorismate synthase, whose translation is MSGNTLGKLYCVTSFGESHGPAIGCVVDGCPPGLPISAEEIQVELDRRKPGTSRHVTQRREPDEVEILSGVFEGVTTGTPIALLIRNQDQRSRDYGNIAETFRPGHADYEYWQKYGIRDHRGGGRASARETAVRVAAGAIARKWLKERYGVVVRGFMSQLGPIPIPFVSWDEVPHNPFFAPNAAIVPQLEAYMDELRKSGDSIGARIDVVATGVPIGWGEPVYDRLDADIAYAMMGINAVKGVEIGAGFECVTQHGTEHSDEMTPEGYLTNNAGGVLGGISSGQDIVVSMAVKPTSSIRLDRRSIDKQGNPVVINTQGRHDPCVGIRATPIAEAMLAIVLMDHALRHRAQCGDVTTETPKIARLAPQGVQRVPAPRA
- a CDS encoding M48 family metallopeptidase, whose product is MKTRFVRVMSAAAAAWLVSACQTVQTTGAGAVGVDRSQMMMVSAAEVEQASGKQYQQVIAEARQKGVLNRDPAQLARVRAVSNRLIPQSAVFRRDAAQWHWEVNVIQSDELNAWCMAGGKMAVYSGLIDQLKLTDDELAAVMGHEIAHALREHSREQISKAMVTSMGASVAGALLGVGELGTDLMSMVGKVTFELPNSRLHETEADRIGVELAARAGYDPRAAISLWDKMSSHSNGGPPQWLSTHPGHDTRRKDLADYAQRVMPLYEQARR
- a CDS encoding MFS transporter, translating into MLPYWRLSAYYFSYFAFVGAFSPYFTLYLHSIALSATDIAILMSLMQVMRVIAPNMWGWLAEHFGRRLVIIRLSAWASLVGFGGFFFTTRFEGLFLAMALMAFFWSAALPLVEGLTFAHLGVHPGRYGSIRVWGSVGFIAAVLGVGYVLDFLPLDAVLWMTAVILGAIALCSIALPEAERPPAHRESASLRETLRRPEVQALLIACFLMSAAHGALYVFYSIFLVDHGYGKSVVGAMWSLGVVAEIVVFMFMPRLLRRHSMRAILIFAFACAVVRFAAIGWGVGSLLVLAFAQLLHGATFGAHHAAAIAAVNQWFRGKLQSRGQALYGSISFGAGGMLGGLVSGFTWDLVGPAWTYTLGSLFALAGLAWLVLGWRSDMESMMEGEVR